A stretch of DNA from Candidatus Glassbacteria bacterium:
CGAACAGGCCAGAAATCTTGGAAAGGTCGGTGATGATGTCCTCGGCGATGCCGTCGCTGAAGTACTCCTGCTCCGCATCCCCGCTCATGTTCTCGAAGGCCAGCACGGCGATGGAGGGCTTGTCCGGCAGGGGCGGGGGCTTGCCCTCCAGAATGGCAGGCAATACGTCGCCGGAAGATTTTTCCTCAGCGGGGGCCTTGGAATCTGGTTGCCCTGCAGGCGGCCCGGCCTTCGGCCTGGAATCCAGAAGCACCCTGTAGGCCCGCACGGGCTCGGCGATGTTCTTGACCTGCTGCTCCCCCAAATACTCGTATTCCAGCTTCAGCTTGTTCTTGACCTGGTCGTAGGCGCTGCGCGAAACGCAGATGCCTCCGGATTCCGCCAATGACTCCAGCCGCGCTGCGACGTTGACCCCGTCGCCGTAGATCACGCCATCCTTCACCACCACGTCTCCCAGGTTGATGCCGATGCGAAAGTCCATTCGGCGGTCATCGGGTAGGTCGTTGTTTTTCTCGGCAAGCTCCTTCTGGATTTCCACCGCTCCGTTCACCGCATCCACCACGGCGGCAAACTCAGCCAGCAGCGCGTCGCCCTTGGCGTCCACCACGCGGCCGCGATATTTCCTGATTTTGGAGGTGAAGACCTTGCGGTAGGCGGTGAGGGTCTCGATGGTCGCTTCCTCGTCTGCGCCCATCAGGCGGGAATAGCCCACCACATCCGCACAGAGGATCGCAGCCAGTTTGCGCTGAGTGCTCTTCTTGCCCTTGGTGGACTTGGCTGCCACGGCGTGCTNNNNNNNNNNGGGCTGGCATGGAAACGGATTTTGGGATGGACAGGACATTGTGGGGCTTAGAAGATTTTTGCGGACAGATAGCCCCTCTCCAGTGCGAGCGCCTGCACGTCCTGGTACACGAGATCGAGCAAGTAGCCGCAGGCGTGCTCGGTGGCCTCGTTGGACTTGAGCAGTGGGTTGTCCGGATGGGCGTCGAGCAGGGTCGTGATTTCCGGCTTGA
This window harbors:
- a CDS encoding adenylate/guanylate cyclase domain-containing protein, giving the protein MAAKSTKGKKSTQRKLAAILCADVVGYSRLMGADEEATIETLTAYRKVFTSKIRKYRGRVVDAKGDALLAEFAAVVDAVNGAVEIQKELAEKNNDLPDDRRMDFRIGINLGDVVVKDGVIYGDGVNVAARLESLAESGGICVSRSAYDQVKNKLKLEYEYLGEQQVKNIAEPVRAYRVLLDSRPKAGPPAGQPDSKAPAEEKSSGDVLPAILEGKPPPLPDKPSIAVLAFENMSGDAEQEYFSDGIAEDIITDLSKISGLF